A stretch of the Litorilinea aerophila genome encodes the following:
- a CDS encoding alpha-L-fucosidase translates to MTTDRLQQIENRISAGPFNASWDSLEAYQVPDWYQDGKFGIFIHWGVYAVPAFGNEWYPRNMYLQGSREYQHHLATYGPHRQFGYKDFIPLFKAEQYDPQAWARLFKEAGARFVVPVAEHHDGFQMYASDLSRWNAAQMGPKRDLIGELAEAVREEGMVFGVSSHRAEHWWFMGGGREFDSDVQDPQYEDFYGPARHPRPHEQYLANSPDQAFLEDWLLRCCELVEKYQPQLFWFDWWIMNLAFKPYLKKFAAYYYNMAASWGKGVAINHKYDAFPAGTAVFDIERGQVRSIRGLFWQNDTSVSKNSWGYIQDHDYKEANDIVCDLIDVVSKNGALLLNVGPRADGTIPEPEVEILRQIGGWLQVHGEAIYGTRPWITHGEGPTQVLEGAFTDTRRARFTSADIRFTTRGNTLYAHVLDWPADGQVVVHSLGTQAATRPPRIGQVELLGSPQPVTWHQEQDGLRVDVSGRPATGFPLVLKISPA, encoded by the coding sequence ATGACCACCGACCGCCTTCAGCAGATTGAAAACCGCATCAGCGCCGGCCCATTCAACGCCTCCTGGGATTCCCTGGAAGCCTACCAGGTGCCGGACTGGTACCAGGATGGCAAATTCGGGATCTTCATCCACTGGGGCGTCTATGCCGTGCCGGCCTTCGGCAACGAGTGGTACCCCCGCAACATGTATCTCCAGGGTTCCCGAGAATACCAGCATCACCTGGCCACCTACGGCCCCCACCGCCAGTTCGGCTACAAGGACTTCATCCCCCTCTTCAAGGCGGAGCAGTACGATCCCCAGGCCTGGGCCCGGCTGTTCAAGGAGGCCGGCGCCCGTTTCGTGGTACCTGTAGCCGAGCACCATGACGGCTTCCAGATGTACGCCAGCGACCTCTCCCGCTGGAACGCGGCCCAGATGGGCCCAAAACGGGATCTCATCGGCGAGCTGGCAGAGGCGGTCCGCGAGGAGGGGATGGTCTTCGGTGTCTCCAGCCACCGGGCCGAGCACTGGTGGTTCATGGGCGGCGGACGGGAGTTTGACTCAGACGTGCAGGATCCCCAGTACGAGGATTTCTATGGGCCGGCCCGACATCCCCGCCCCCACGAGCAATACCTGGCCAACAGCCCCGATCAGGCCTTTCTGGAGGACTGGCTGCTGCGCTGCTGCGAGCTGGTGGAGAAGTACCAACCCCAGCTCTTCTGGTTCGACTGGTGGATCATGAACCTGGCCTTCAAGCCCTATCTGAAGAAGTTCGCTGCCTACTACTACAACATGGCGGCCTCATGGGGGAAGGGGGTGGCCATCAACCACAAGTACGACGCCTTCCCCGCCGGCACCGCGGTCTTTGACATCGAGCGGGGGCAGGTGCGCAGCATCCGGGGCCTCTTCTGGCAGAACGACACCTCGGTCTCCAAGAATTCGTGGGGCTACATCCAGGATCACGACTACAAGGAAGCCAACGACATCGTCTGCGACCTGATCGACGTGGTCAGCAAAAACGGCGCGCTGCTGCTCAACGTGGGCCCCCGGGCCGATGGCACCATCCCGGAACCGGAGGTGGAGATCCTGCGCCAGATCGGCGGCTGGCTCCAGGTCCACGGCGAAGCCATCTACGGCACCCGCCCCTGGATCACCCACGGTGAAGGCCCCACCCAGGTGCTGGAGGGCGCCTTCACCGACACCCGCCGGGCCCGCTTCACCAGCGCGGATATCCGCTTTACCACCCGGGGCAACACCCTCTACGCCCATGTGTTGGACTGGCCCGCCGACGGTCAGGTGGTCGTCCATTCCCTGGGCACCCAGGCCGCCACACGTCCACCCCGGATCGGTCAGGTGGAACTGTTGGGCAGTCCCCAGCCGGTCACCTGGCACCAGGAGCAGGATGGGCTGCGGGTCGATGTCAGTGGGCGCCCGGCCACGGGCTTCCCACTGGTGCTGAAGATCAGTCCGGCGTAG
- a CDS encoding helix-turn-helix domain-containing protein, protein MSAAVHRVLIVGDSLFAEAVDQLLRHNQALEVTGIVMNMAEALSQLSLTLPDVVLVLNSGGETRLDPCSLLVAYPDLPVLYADLTGADFRILRSQPIGSRAADLLAAIQALPIRR, encoded by the coding sequence ATGAGCGCTGCCGTACACAGAGTTCTGATCGTTGGCGACTCCCTCTTTGCTGAAGCCGTCGACCAACTGTTGCGACACAACCAGGCGTTGGAGGTGACGGGAATTGTGATGAATATGGCCGAAGCCTTGTCACAATTGTCCCTGACATTGCCGGATGTGGTCCTGGTATTGAACAGCGGCGGAGAAACGAGGCTGGATCCCTGTTCATTGTTAGTTGCCTATCCCGACTTGCCGGTCCTGTACGCCGATCTCACCGGCGCGGATTTCCGCATTCTTCGCAGTCAACCCATCGGTAGCCGAGCCGCTGACTTGCTGGCGGCCATTCAGGCCCTTCCCATTCGGAGGTGA
- a CDS encoding ATP-binding protein, whose product MITSVRARLSLLFFLFLLLVLASVTVTYAVVASQHHDARLINLAGRQRMLSQRMAWLALVAPTDPMLEADRQRFTQTLDALRQGGTTLDVNDQWVVLPPPDNPAMQAALTDVWHAWLRFSVELDRRIAAPGEPNVALTDAALVLLDTLDVAVAQFTVQAEAKVRRLQVIQFIFLLLALLLLWMGYRVTRQHVVDPLASLGESAQQIIAGEMEKAIPSFVDEELRQLATVLDTLRVEVLASRRQLEARVAQRTQELTTAFEFSQEIVAQLELDSLLKSVTNRARSLLNGRAAALCLLDEQGTTLRLAASSGVDQARPELRQPATADLPARVIGQGQTVVAETACARCGFLRGLVGAHCVATPLCVGDEILGSLCVVRSGQEAFSPEEQTALALLSNTAAVSIVNARLVESDRRQARQLAIQQERARLAAELHDNLAQTLSFLNFKAERLNELIVEGAMVNAAMELAQMRGATSRAYSQVRAALTGLYAGEPEGRPLAAQLVACVEELRTVTSLPIELVIADEDALALPAIAQQQVLHIVREALTNVWRHAEAQHVCVHVAQMNGQACFSVRDDGRGFDPACVDSMSHMGIAIMRARAERSGGCFTVRSRPGAGTEILVTFTLPASAQPAGEA is encoded by the coding sequence ATGATCACTTCGGTGCGCGCCCGTCTGAGCCTGCTCTTTTTTCTATTCTTGCTCCTGGTCCTGGCCTCGGTCACGGTGACCTACGCCGTCGTGGCAAGCCAGCACCATGATGCGCGACTGATCAACCTGGCCGGCCGCCAGCGCATGCTTTCCCAACGGATGGCCTGGTTGGCCCTCGTCGCGCCGACTGACCCCATGCTGGAGGCCGACCGCCAGCGCTTTACCCAGACCCTCGATGCGCTGCGTCAGGGCGGCACAACCCTGGATGTAAACGATCAATGGGTGGTGCTGCCTCCACCCGATAACCCGGCGATGCAGGCAGCACTGACGGACGTTTGGCACGCCTGGCTGCGTTTTAGCGTGGAGCTGGACCGCAGGATTGCAGCCCCTGGAGAACCCAACGTTGCGTTAACGGATGCGGCGCTGGTGCTGCTCGATACGCTGGACGTGGCTGTGGCACAGTTCACCGTGCAGGCTGAGGCAAAGGTGCGGCGCCTTCAGGTCATCCAGTTCATCTTTTTGCTTCTGGCCCTTCTGCTCTTGTGGATGGGATATCGGGTCACGCGGCAACACGTGGTGGATCCGCTGGCGTCCCTCGGCGAGTCTGCACAGCAGATAATCGCTGGCGAAATGGAAAAGGCTATCCCCTCCTTTGTGGATGAGGAATTACGTCAACTGGCCACTGTGTTGGACACCCTGCGCGTCGAGGTATTGGCGAGTCGACGCCAGCTGGAGGCACGTGTGGCCCAGCGGACCCAGGAATTAACCACTGCCTTTGAGTTTAGCCAGGAAATTGTGGCCCAGCTGGAGCTGGATAGCCTACTCAAGTCAGTGACCAACCGCGCCCGCTCGCTCTTGAATGGCCGCGCGGCTGCCCTCTGTCTGCTCGATGAACAGGGCACGACACTGCGCCTGGCAGCCAGCAGCGGCGTTGACCAGGCCAGGCCCGAACTGCGTCAACCCGCCACAGCAGACCTGCCTGCCAGGGTCATCGGTCAGGGCCAGACGGTGGTAGCTGAGACCGCGTGCGCCCGCTGTGGATTTCTGCGCGGGCTGGTCGGCGCTCACTGTGTGGCTACACCCTTGTGCGTGGGTGACGAAATCCTGGGCTCGCTCTGCGTAGTACGTTCTGGACAGGAGGCCTTCAGTCCCGAGGAGCAGACGGCGTTGGCACTTTTGTCCAACACCGCTGCGGTTTCCATTGTCAATGCGCGCCTGGTGGAGAGTGACCGTCGCCAGGCCCGACAGCTTGCCATCCAACAGGAGCGCGCCCGGCTGGCTGCTGAACTCCACGATAACCTGGCCCAGACGTTGAGTTTCCTCAATTTCAAGGCGGAGAGACTGAACGAGCTGATCGTCGAGGGTGCTATGGTCAACGCTGCTATGGAACTGGCCCAGATGCGGGGGGCCACCAGCCGGGCCTACAGCCAGGTGCGTGCCGCCTTAACCGGTCTCTACGCGGGCGAGCCCGAAGGACGGCCCCTGGCTGCGCAACTGGTCGCCTGTGTGGAGGAGTTGCGGACCGTCACCAGCCTTCCCATCGAGCTGGTGATTGCCGATGAGGACGCACTGGCCTTACCGGCCATTGCTCAACAGCAGGTGCTCCACATCGTGCGTGAAGCGCTGACCAATGTCTGGCGGCACGCGGAAGCCCAGCATGTGTGCGTGCACGTTGCTCAGATGAATGGTCAGGCATGTTTCAGCGTGCGGGATGATGGCCGCGGCTTTGACCCCGCATGTGTGGATAGTATGTCCCACATGGGGATAGCCATCATGCGGGCGCGCGCTGAACGTAGCGGTGGCTGTTTTACCGTCCGTTCTCGGCCAGGCGCCGGCACTGAAATCCTGGTCACCTTTACACTGCCCGCCAGTGCACAGCCGGCAGGAGAGGCATGA
- a CDS encoding response regulator, which produces MGRWSILLADDHELFRTGLAGLIDGQPDLQVVGQAGDGFEALTLARTLHPALIVMDISMPVCDGLEATRLVRAMPELADVRILMLTVHDEDEKLFEAIKAGANGYLLKNTTSGEFLRGVRSVLAGEAILPPRLAARLMEEFARLATRSPSEENRQRNSLSVDNALTVRELEVLALIATGASDRQIADQLFISLHTVKTHVRNILAKLHAANRHAAVDQARQRGLL; this is translated from the coding sequence ATGGGTAGATGGTCGATTTTGCTGGCTGATGACCATGAGCTATTCCGGACCGGGCTGGCCGGATTGATCGATGGTCAGCCCGACCTGCAGGTAGTGGGGCAGGCCGGCGATGGCTTCGAGGCCTTGACTCTGGCGCGTACGCTCCACCCTGCCCTGATCGTGATGGATATCTCCATGCCGGTTTGCGATGGGCTGGAGGCCACCCGGCTAGTGCGCGCCATGCCTGAACTGGCCGATGTCCGCATCCTGATGCTGACCGTCCACGACGAGGACGAGAAGCTCTTTGAGGCTATCAAAGCCGGTGCTAATGGCTATCTGCTCAAAAATACCACTTCCGGGGAATTCTTGCGTGGGGTGCGATCTGTGCTGGCGGGCGAAGCCATCCTGCCCCCTCGGCTGGCAGCCAGGCTGATGGAGGAATTCGCCCGACTGGCAACCCGCTCTCCATCTGAGGAGAATCGCCAGCGGAATAGCCTGTCGGTGGACAACGCCCTGACCGTACGGGAACTGGAGGTGCTTGCGCTGATCGCCACGGGCGCATCTGATCGCCAGATTGCTGATCAGCTTTTCATCAGCCTTCATACCGTCAAAACCCACGTCCGCAATATTCTTGCCAAGCTGCACGCGGCGAACCGTCACGCCGCCGTAGACCAGGCGCGGCAGCGAGGTTTGCTCTAG
- a CDS encoding molybdopterin-dependent oxidoreductase, giving the protein MTGLSRRDFLKVSGGAALGLAMAGTPLEWQLLQPVNVENPLATYPNRGWEQVYRNQYSYDSSFTFVCSPNDTHACRLRAFVRNGVILRCETNYDVERYSDLYGNRATAHWHPRGCKKGQTFHRRVYGPHRLKGPLMRKGWKEWADDGFPLLTPENQEKYRFTSRGTDELLPVDWDTAYRYIAKGMVAIARRYSSEEGVELLRQQGYPEEMIEAMGGAGTRTFKCRGGMGLLGVIGKYGMYRFANGLALLDAHIRGVGPEEAKGGRTWSNYTWHGDQAPGHPFVTGLQASDEDFNDLRNSRLHIQCGKNLVENKMAESHFFVECMERGAKIVTITPEYSPPATKSDYWIPIRPATDTALFLGITRWLMDNNQYDDDFVKRFTDLPLLVRLDTLKRLRADELFPDYRPGLHPEGPSFKLQGLKPEQYERLGDYVVRDASGEFKALTRDDVGEVLAQKGIDPVLDWSGVVTLADGSEVEVMTLWAMYREHLQDYDLDTVAEITNAPRHLIEQLAKDIATMSPVALHIGEGINHWFHATLANRAQFLPLMLTGNIGKPGAGCYTWAGNYKAALFQGSPQTGPGFKGWVGEDPFNPNLDPNAHGRDVVAHSYTKDEEPAYWNHSERPLIVNTPKYGRKVFTGQTHMPTPTKVQFFTNVNLLNNAKHHYEMIKNVNPHVELIITVDIEMTATVEYADFALAANSWAEFETYEITASCSNPFLQIWKGGIPPLYNTRDDARILAEVSAALADEIGEPRLRDYWRFILEGRPEIYIQRLLDSSLTTSGYRVEDIIAGKYGEPGAALMLFRTYPRIPFWEQIHDSVPFYTDTGRLNSYCDIPEAIEYGENIISHREGPEATPYLPNVIVTRSRFVRPEDYGIPADHMGWEERTVRNIALPWNQVKETKNPLWAQGFHFYCLTPKTRHRVHSSWSTVDWTIILDSNFGDPYRADKRLPGPGDHQLHMNPQAAKDLGIEDGDYVYVDANPADRPYIGWKPDDPFYKVARLMLRVKYNPAYPYHIVMLKHGPFMATEKSVKAHETRPDGLAKSEGTGYMANLRYGSQQSVTRDWSMPMHQTDTLFHKQKTGMQFIFGGEADNHALNTVPKETLVRIVKAEDGGLDGKGPWEPTKTGYTPAHENEFMLRYLAGETIEVTT; this is encoded by the coding sequence ATGACTGGATTGTCTCGTCGAGATTTTCTCAAGGTGTCGGGTGGCGCCGCCCTAGGGCTGGCCATGGCAGGTACACCCCTGGAGTGGCAGCTGTTGCAGCCGGTTAACGTGGAGAATCCGCTGGCAACCTACCCCAATCGAGGGTGGGAACAGGTCTACCGGAACCAGTACAGCTACGATTCGTCCTTCACCTTCGTCTGCTCGCCCAACGACACCCATGCCTGTCGGCTGCGCGCCTTTGTGCGTAACGGCGTCATCTTGCGCTGCGAAACCAACTATGACGTGGAGCGCTACAGCGACCTTTACGGCAATAGGGCCACTGCCCACTGGCACCCGCGCGGCTGCAAGAAGGGCCAGACCTTCCACCGTCGCGTCTATGGACCGCACCGCCTCAAGGGGCCGCTCATGCGCAAGGGGTGGAAGGAGTGGGCCGACGACGGCTTCCCTTTGCTGACGCCGGAGAACCAGGAGAAATACAGGTTCACCTCCCGTGGAACGGACGAGCTGCTGCCGGTGGACTGGGACACGGCCTATCGTTACATCGCCAAAGGCATGGTGGCCATCGCCCGCCGCTACTCCAGCGAGGAAGGCGTCGAGCTGCTGCGCCAGCAAGGTTACCCCGAAGAGATGATCGAGGCTATGGGCGGCGCGGGCACCCGTACCTTCAAGTGCCGCGGCGGCATGGGCCTGCTGGGCGTCATCGGCAAATACGGCATGTACCGCTTTGCCAATGGCCTGGCCCTCCTGGACGCGCACATCCGCGGGGTCGGCCCAGAGGAAGCAAAAGGCGGTCGCACCTGGTCCAATTACACCTGGCACGGCGACCAGGCACCCGGCCATCCCTTTGTCACCGGCCTCCAGGCCTCGGACGAAGATTTCAACGACCTGCGCAACTCTCGGCTGCACATCCAATGTGGCAAAAACCTCGTGGAAAACAAGATGGCCGAATCTCATTTCTTCGTAGAGTGCATGGAGCGGGGCGCCAAAATCGTCACCATCACACCGGAATATTCGCCGCCCGCCACCAAGTCGGACTACTGGATCCCCATCCGCCCTGCCACCGACACGGCCCTCTTTCTGGGCATCACCCGTTGGCTCATGGACAACAACCAGTACGATGACGACTTCGTCAAGCGCTTCACCGACCTGCCCCTGCTGGTGCGGCTGGACACGCTCAAGCGGCTGCGCGCCGACGAACTCTTTCCCGACTACCGACCCGGCCTCCACCCGGAGGGGCCGAGCTTTAAGCTCCAGGGCCTCAAACCAGAGCAGTACGAGCGGCTGGGCGATTACGTCGTGCGCGATGCGTCGGGCGAGTTCAAAGCTCTCACGCGCGACGACGTGGGCGAGGTGCTGGCGCAGAAGGGCATCGACCCGGTGCTGGACTGGAGCGGCGTGGTGACTCTGGCCGACGGCAGCGAGGTCGAGGTGATGACGCTGTGGGCCATGTACCGGGAACATCTGCAAGACTATGATCTGGATACCGTGGCGGAGATCACCAATGCCCCACGGCATCTCATCGAGCAACTAGCTAAAGACATCGCCACCATGAGCCCGGTGGCCCTCCACATCGGCGAAGGCATCAACCACTGGTTCCATGCCACCCTGGCCAACCGGGCGCAGTTCCTCCCCCTCATGCTCACGGGCAACATCGGCAAGCCGGGCGCCGGTTGTTACACCTGGGCGGGCAATTACAAGGCTGCGCTCTTCCAGGGCTCGCCGCAGACAGGGCCGGGCTTCAAGGGGTGGGTGGGCGAGGACCCCTTCAACCCCAACCTGGACCCCAACGCGCATGGCCGCGACGTCGTGGCCCACAGCTACACCAAAGATGAAGAGCCGGCCTACTGGAATCACTCGGAACGGCCCCTGATTGTGAATACCCCCAAATACGGCCGCAAGGTCTTCACGGGCCAGACCCACATGCCCACGCCCACTAAGGTGCAGTTCTTCACCAACGTCAACTTGCTGAACAACGCCAAGCACCACTACGAGATGATCAAAAATGTGAACCCCCACGTGGAGCTGATCATCACTGTGGACATTGAAATGACCGCCACCGTGGAGTATGCGGACTTTGCCCTGGCCGCCAATTCCTGGGCCGAGTTTGAAACATACGAGATTACCGCTTCCTGCTCCAACCCCTTCCTGCAGATTTGGAAGGGCGGCATCCCGCCCCTTTATAACACGCGCGACGACGCCCGCATCCTGGCCGAGGTCTCGGCGGCGCTGGCCGACGAGATCGGCGAGCCGCGGCTGCGAGATTACTGGAGGTTCATACTAGAAGGACGGCCCGAAATTTACATTCAGCGCCTGCTAGATTCGTCCCTGACCACCAGCGGCTACCGGGTCGAGGACATCATCGCCGGCAAATATGGCGAACCAGGCGCTGCCCTCATGCTTTTCCGCACCTATCCCCGCATCCCCTTCTGGGAGCAGATCCACGACTCCGTACCCTTCTACACCGACACCGGCCGCCTCAACAGCTACTGCGATATCCCAGAGGCCATCGAGTATGGTGAGAACATCATCAGCCACCGGGAGGGGCCAGAGGCCACGCCCTACCTGCCCAATGTCATCGTTACCCGCAGCCGTTTCGTGCGGCCAGAGGATTACGGCATCCCCGCCGACCATATGGGCTGGGAGGAGCGCACGGTGCGCAACATCGCCTTGCCCTGGAATCAGGTCAAAGAGACCAAAAATCCACTGTGGGCGCAGGGATTCCACTTCTACTGCCTGACCCCCAAGACGCGGCATCGCGTGCACTCCTCCTGGAGTACGGTGGACTGGACCATCATCCTGGACTCGAATTTCGGTGACCCTTACCGGGCGGATAAACGGCTGCCCGGGCCGGGCGACCATCAGCTGCACATGAACCCGCAGGCGGCCAAGGATCTGGGCATCGAGGACGGAGACTATGTGTATGTGGACGCCAACCCCGCCGACCGGCCCTACATCGGTTGGAAGCCCGACGATCCCTTCTACAAGGTGGCGCGGTTGATGCTGCGGGTTAAGTACAATCCGGCCTATCCCTACCACATCGTCATGCTCAAGCACGGACCCTTCATGGCCACTGAAAAATCGGTGAAAGCCCACGAAACCCGACCCGATGGTTTGGCCAAATCAGAGGGCACGGGCTACATGGCCAACCTGCGCTATGGTTCGCAGCAGTCCGTGACGCGCGACTGGTCCATGCCCATGCACCAGACCGACACCCTCTTCCACAAACAGAAGACAGGCATGCAGTTCATCTTTGGCGGCG